GCGCAAGTGTCCTTCACACAGCGGTCTTCCACGCTGTGGTAGCTCATCACCACCAAGCGGCCGCCCACCTTGAGGCAATCCACCGCCGCAGTCAGGCTCTGTTCAATTTGGGCGAGTTCGCCGTTCACTTCCATGCGAACCGCCTGGAACACGCGTGCCAGCAGGCTGTTCACATCGCGGCGCTTGTCGGGGAACACCGCTTCCACAATCGCCTTCACGTCGCTCGGCAAAATGTCACGGTTCTCCGCAGCCGTCTTTACCGCGACTTCCACAAGGCGGGTCGCCAGTTTATAGGCGCGGTCCATGTCCGCATTCTTGCGGAGGGCATCGGCCAAGTCGTCGGCGCTCACCGAACGTAGCCATTCCTGGGCGCTCACGCCCTCGCGGCGGTCCATGCGCAAATCCAGCGGGTTGTTTCCCACAAAGGTGAACCCGCGGCTTGAATCATCGACCTGGTGGCTGCTGATTCCCAGATCATACAATATTCCGTCGACCGAATTTGCCGCAATCTCTTCACCCAGCTTGGCAAAAGCCACCGGGTGTACAACGAACTTCGGCGATTTCTCGACAGGGATAGTCGCCATGCGCTTTGTGGCAAAAGCCACCGCCTCTTCGTCGCGGTCAAAGGAGTGCAGCGTCCCCGCAGGGCTCAACTTATTCGCTATGGCATACGAATGACCGCCGCCGCCAAGAGTACAATCCACAAACGTCCCTCCCACAAGGGAGGCGTCACTTAGCCGCAGGCCCTCGAGGCATTCTGCGAGCATCACCGGTTCGTGATAGTTTATTTGTAATTTAGCTTGACGAAGGTCAGCGTTTTCCATCCGGGCCCTCCGTCAAACCTTCACCGTAGAATGCAGCATCGAATGCAGCCATCGCTTCATTTGTCTGTAAGCCATACTTGGCGTTGAAGCGATCCGGGTTCCATAATTCAAGAGTCTTACCGCTTGCCTGCACGTAAAGGACTTCGTCCTTAAGGCCAGCATACTCCAACAAAATCTTGGGGAGTAAAATGCGATTTTGGCCGTCTAGCTCTACGAATGTAGCGCAGAGGCCTCTCCGAACTAGGTCGGTTTGACGGCGGTCGGACCTCTGGTCCAAGTCCGCCATGAATTTCTCGTACTCCGAAAGGACGAACAACCTCAGGGTCTGGTCCGGTCCGCGAGTGACCACGAACTCATTCCCATCGGCAGCCGAAAGCTGACGACGGAAATCCCTGGGGAAGGAGGTCCTCCCCTTTCCGTCGATAGCCGTCTGGGCTTGTCCTATGAAAGAAGTGAAATTCATTTTGTTTTTACCACATTTTACCACAACACGCAATAAATCTACCACTTTCTACCACTTCTTGCAAGTGGTTCTTACGAAAATCATACCAGATATTGTGGTCCGGCGTCGTTGTACTACACAAGAGAGCACTAAACAAAGAAAACACCAATGCATTTTAACATTGGTGCTCATTCTTTTTTTATGATGTTTATTTAGTCAAGCGACGGATTTATTCGGCATCCTTTACGCAGCGGACGGAGTAGCCATTCATTATGTCAGCTTCCTCGTCTAAGAACTCATTACTAAAAAATGAGACATTCCAACTGATGGCTTCAGAGGTAATTTCACTAGACCGTCTAGACAGAGTTGATGTCCAAAAATAGGCCCCCATTCCAGCATCCATAAATTTGCCTGTCGAACTGCTTCTTTGGCCTGCGGGGACAACCGAAAAGCCAACATCATCAGTTCCATTTTCTCCTTCGTACCATCCTTTTTTGGATTTGCCTATACGTGCAGTACCCTTGTCAA
The window above is part of the Fibrobacter sp. UWP2 genome. Proteins encoded here:
- the rsmH gene encoding 16S rRNA (cytosine(1402)-N(4))-methyltransferase RsmH; this translates as MENADLRQAKLQINYHEPVMLAECLEGLRLSDASLVGGTFVDCTLGGGGHSYAIANKLSPAGTLHSFDRDEEAVAFATKRMATIPVEKSPKFVVHPVAFAKLGEEIAANSVDGILYDLGISSHQVDDSSRGFTFVGNNPLDLRMDRREGVSAQEWLRSVSADDLADALRKNADMDRAYKLATRLVEVAVKTAAENRDILPSDVKAIVEAVFPDKRRDVNSLLARVFQAVRMEVNGELAQIEQSLTAAVDCLKVGGRLVVMSYHSVEDRCVKDTCAKFEKACICPENLPVCMCGGNHQRLKKVNRKPILPSDEEIARNSRARSAKLRVYERV
- a CDS encoding division/cell wall cluster transcriptional repressor MraZ, with product MNFTSFIGQAQTAIDGKGRTSFPRDFRRQLSAADGNEFVVTRGPDQTLRLFVLSEYEKFMADLDQRSDRRQTDLVRRGLCATFVELDGQNRILLPKILLEYAGLKDEVLYVQASGKTLELWNPDRFNAKYGLQTNEAMAAFDAAFYGEGLTEGPDGKR